Proteins encoded in a region of the Paenibacillus sp. W2I17 genome:
- the purM gene encoding phosphoribosylformylglycinamidine cyclo-ligase gives MSEAYKKAGVDIAAGNEAVERMKKHVKRTFRPEVMTDLGGFGALFGLNKDKYDEPVLVSGTDGVGTKLKIAFAMDRHDTIGIDAVAMCVNDIVVQGAEPLFFLDYLACDKVIPEKIEAIVAGIAEGCHQSGCALIGGETAEMPGMYSEGEYDIAGFTVGIVDKAKIINGTTIAPGDTVIGLASSGVHSNGFSLVRRLLLEDAGLDLHDEVAELGGKLGDSLLEPTKIYVKPLLSLLEKVKVKGMAHITGGGFIENIPRMLPSNVNVDIDYGSWPILPIFNLLQEKGAVSNRDMFTTFNMGVGLVLVVNEADAAEALQQLKSSGEEAYIIGRVTEGDARVTFTGADV, from the coding sequence TTGTCTGAAGCATATAAAAAGGCCGGCGTCGATATCGCGGCAGGTAATGAAGCGGTTGAACGGATGAAAAAACACGTGAAGCGTACCTTCCGTCCGGAAGTGATGACGGATCTGGGTGGATTCGGTGCCCTGTTCGGTTTGAACAAAGATAAATACGATGAGCCGGTGCTTGTATCCGGTACGGATGGTGTAGGCACCAAGCTGAAAATTGCATTTGCCATGGACCGTCACGATACCATCGGAATCGACGCGGTAGCGATGTGTGTGAACGACATTGTGGTACAGGGTGCAGAACCACTTTTCTTCCTTGACTATCTGGCATGTGACAAAGTCATTCCTGAGAAGATCGAAGCTATTGTTGCGGGTATCGCTGAAGGCTGTCATCAATCTGGTTGTGCGCTGATCGGTGGCGAGACGGCGGAGATGCCGGGCATGTACAGTGAAGGCGAATACGATATTGCCGGATTCACGGTAGGCATCGTGGACAAAGCAAAGATCATCAACGGTACAACCATCGCACCTGGCGACACAGTGATCGGACTTGCCTCCAGCGGTGTGCATAGTAACGGATTCTCGCTGGTACGCAGACTTTTGTTGGAAGATGCGGGACTTGATCTGCATGATGAAGTAGCGGAACTGGGCGGTAAGCTGGGTGATTCCCTGCTGGAACCTACGAAGATCTATGTTAAACCCCTGTTGTCCCTGTTGGAAAAGGTAAAAGTTAAAGGCATGGCACACATTACAGGTGGTGGCTTCATCGAGAATATCCCACGTATGTTGCCGAGCAACGTAAATGTGGATATTGACTACGGATCTTGGCCGATCCTGCCAATCTTCAACCTGTTACAGGAAAAGGGTGCTGTCTCGAACCGTGACATGTTCACCACATTTAACATGGGTGTAGGGCTTGTACTGGTGGTTAACGAAGCAGATGCAGCGGAAGCTCTACAACAATTGAAATCATCTGGTGAAGAAGCGTACATCATTGGCCGTGTTACCGAAGGAGATGCGCGAGTAACCTTCACGGGAGCGGATGTTTAA